One Phaseolus vulgaris cultivar G19833 chromosome 11, P. vulgaris v2.0, whole genome shotgun sequence genomic window carries:
- the LOC137805889 gene encoding uncharacterized protein, protein MAAIRNIEIQMGKVPKQFEEIQRNLKQDSTFERFRKNRSYIVKKYIELEDRYNGFIRKSLPQNFKDPGSFNLLVSIGALSVDNALLDLGENISIKYPYGVVEDVLVKVDKFMFPVDFVVMDIKEDEEVPLILGRPFMKTARVIVDVDKGELQL, encoded by the exons ATGGCAGCAATCAGGAATATAGAGATCCAGATGGGAAAAGTGCCCAAACAATTTGAAGAAATACAAA gaaatctGAAGCAAGATTCGACATTTGAAAGATTTCGAAAGAATAGGAGCtacattgtaaaaaaatatatagagcTGGAGGATAGATACAATGGCTTTATTCGGAAAAGCTTGCCTCAAAATTTCAAGGACCCAGGAAGTTTTAATCTTCTAGTGTCTATAGGTGCTTTATCTGTGGACAATGCCTTGTTGGATTTGGGGGAAA ACATATCCATCAAATATCcatatggtgtggttgaagatgttctgGTGAAGGTGGATAAGTTCATGTTCCCAGTGGATTTTGTTGTCATGGACataaaagaagatgaagaggttCCCTTGATACTTGGCAGACCCTTTATGAAGACTGCTAGAGTTATAGTTGATGTTGACAAAGGAGAACTTCAACTTTGA